In a genomic window of Streptomyces katrae:
- a CDS encoding PIG-L family deacetylase, translating into MPVSRRRFLLAAVVPMLTLGASGVLSVASGQQTAAEATQGKDPAALLPASTTSGTVVQIVAHPDDDLFFMNPDLSRSLLAGLTVTTAYLTSGEADGRNEANGGQAKDPKQPADRARYAEARQNGIRSAYAQMATGDRTSAWKRTVIPTAGGGQAELDVLVARPQVNLVWLQLREARNPAAENPDSLRGLWNGEIPALGSQLTTGTPVKQPFSYTKDQLVQSISGILERYRPTTIRMQDPTPNRYPDTGKYTDHQDHMYGARFVQAATAAYAERVADRPRFSVQNYLGYHNGSLPHALDPQTAETKTGFLRTYAWQDHADYCGSPDGCGDRKVAGSPTGRNWAQSLRYARADNSSWLTEGTPGRLWAFAALDGRMAVWNRDRSGTWSGPALLPGPGIDSGATTARLPDGRVAVLATRTVIGTRAADYRREVVYAVQSTPDGPFGPWQSLGTPEPGDEPGTSAISAPAAAVDRAGRLTVYVRDTGRTLRARVQQPSGAFTDWQKLGGEDLQSDPVALVDSAGRRHVYATTTKSVLAWAQPAPDAPLAGPYPTGLPATTVPLTAAREGAGVRLYFRRPDSGVVRSALVTAGPGAPQVSSVSESGGRAGYGAVAAAGRLLTGRAETGTVSTTTLGGPPAWTESRMLFTGAPSAALDATGTPTTAALGLDAHLHTATPHPTTPTWHPAVAPAPAT; encoded by the coding sequence ATGCCCGTATCCCGCCGCCGCTTCCTCCTCGCGGCCGTCGTGCCCATGCTCACCCTGGGCGCCTCCGGCGTGCTCTCCGTAGCCTCCGGCCAGCAGACGGCGGCCGAGGCCACCCAGGGGAAGGACCCCGCCGCGCTCCTCCCCGCCAGCACCACGTCCGGCACCGTCGTCCAGATCGTCGCGCACCCCGACGACGACCTGTTCTTCATGAACCCCGACCTCAGCCGCTCCCTGCTCGCCGGGCTCACCGTCACCACCGCCTACCTCACCTCCGGCGAGGCCGACGGCCGCAACGAGGCCAACGGCGGCCAGGCCAAGGACCCGAAGCAGCCCGCCGACCGCGCCCGCTACGCGGAGGCCCGGCAGAACGGCATACGCTCCGCCTACGCCCAGATGGCCACCGGAGACCGCACCAGCGCCTGGAAGCGGACCGTCATACCCACCGCCGGCGGCGGCCAGGCCGAGCTCGACGTCCTCGTCGCCCGGCCCCAGGTCAACCTGGTCTGGCTCCAGCTGCGCGAGGCCCGCAACCCGGCCGCCGAGAACCCCGACAGCCTGCGCGGCCTGTGGAACGGCGAGATACCGGCGCTGGGCTCCCAGCTCACCACCGGCACCCCGGTCAAGCAGCCGTTCTCGTACACCAAGGACCAGCTCGTCCAGTCCATATCCGGCATCCTGGAGCGCTACCGCCCGACGACGATACGGATGCAGGACCCGACCCCGAACCGCTACCCGGACACCGGCAAGTACACCGACCACCAGGACCACATGTACGGCGCCCGCTTCGTGCAGGCCGCCACCGCCGCGTACGCCGAACGGGTCGCCGACCGGCCGCGGTTCTCGGTGCAGAACTACCTCGGCTACCACAACGGCAGCCTCCCCCACGCCCTGGACCCGCAGACCGCCGAGACGAAGACCGGCTTCCTCAGGACGTACGCCTGGCAGGACCACGCCGACTACTGCGGCTCCCCCGACGGCTGCGGCGACCGCAAGGTGGCCGGCAGCCCCACCGGCCGCAACTGGGCCCAGTCCCTGCGCTACGCCCGCGCCGACAACTCCTCCTGGCTCACGGAGGGCACCCCGGGCCGGCTCTGGGCCTTCGCCGCCCTCGACGGCCGGATGGCCGTCTGGAACCGCGACCGCTCCGGCACCTGGAGCGGCCCCGCCCTGCTCCCCGGCCCCGGCATCGACTCCGGAGCCACCACCGCCCGCCTCCCCGACGGCCGCGTCGCGGTCCTGGCCACCCGCACGGTCATCGGCACCAGGGCCGCCGACTACCGGCGCGAGGTGGTGTACGCCGTCCAGAGCACCCCCGACGGCCCGTTCGGCCCCTGGCAGTCCCTCGGCACCCCCGAACCGGGCGACGAACCCGGCACCTCCGCCATCAGCGCCCCGGCCGCCGCCGTCGACCGGGCGGGCCGCCTGACCGTCTACGTGCGCGACACCGGGCGCACCCTGCGGGCCCGCGTCCAGCAGCCCTCGGGGGCCTTCACCGACTGGCAGAAACTGGGCGGCGAAGACCTCCAGAGCGACCCGGTGGCCCTCGTGGACTCCGCGGGCCGCCGCCACGTCTACGCCACCACCACCAAGTCCGTCCTGGCCTGGGCCCAGCCCGCCCCCGATGCCCCGCTCGCCGGCCCCTACCCCACCGGCCTCCCCGCCACCACGGTTCCCCTCACGGCGGCCCGCGAGGGCGCGGGCGTGCGCCTCTACTTCCGCCGCCCCGACTCGGGCGTGGTCCGCAGCGCCCTGGTCACCGCCGGCCCGGGCGCCCCGCAGGTCTCCAGCGTCTCGGAATCCGGCGGCCGCGCGGGCTACGGCGCGGTCGCCGCGGCGGGCCGCCTCCTGACGGGCCGCGCCGAAACGGGCACGGTCTCCACGACCACCCTGGGCGGCCCCCCTGCCTGGACGGAGTCCCGCATGCTCTTCACGGGCGCCCCCTCAGCGGCCCTCGACGCCACGGGCACCCCCACCACAGCCGCCCTGGGCCTGGACGCCCACCTCCACACCGCCACCCCCCACCCCACCACCCCCACCTGGCACCCGGCCGTCGCACCAGCCCCGGCCACCTGA